One Microcaecilia unicolor chromosome 4, aMicUni1.1, whole genome shotgun sequence genomic region harbors:
- the P2RY6 gene encoding P2Y purinoceptor 6 — protein sequence MANLTSVPEGKNACIFHEEFKQILLPVVYSVVLVLGLPLNLFVILQIWLSHKVLTRTAIYTLNLAMADLLYVCSLPLLIYNYSKQDYWPFGDFTCRFVRLQFYSNLHGSIMFLTCMSIHRYLGICHPLSIWHKKRGKKFTWTVCGLVWLIVVIQCVPTFVFASTGTQRNRTVCYDLSPPALSSKYFPYGITLTITGFLIPFVAILVCYCSMTKILCQKDDLIGPAVRKKKDKAIRMIIIVVMVFAISFFPFHLTKTIYLIVRSLDNVPCLVLQNFAISYKCTRPFASMNSVLDPILFYFTQQKFRQSTKTLLERVHTKWRSRR from the coding sequence ATGGCGAACCTGACATCAGTCCCCGAGGGGAAAAACGCCTGCATTTTCCATGAAGAATTCAAGCAGATCTTACTGCCTGTGGTCTACTCGGTGGTCCTGGTCCTTGGACTCCCCTTGAACCTGTTTGTCATCCTTCAGATCTGGCTGTCCCATAAAGTGCTGACCCGCACCGCTATATACACTCTGAACCTAGCCATGGCAGACCTCCTGTATgtctgctccctgccacttcttATCTACAACTACTCCAAGCAAGACTACTGGCCTTTTGGGGACTTCACGTGCAGGTTTGTCCGTCTGCAGTTCTACAGCAATTTGCACGGCAGTATCATGTTCCTGACATGCATGAGTATCCATCGTTACCTGGGCATCTGCCATCCCCTCTCGATCTGGCACAAAAAGAGGGGCAAAAAATTCACCTGGACGGTCTGTGGGTTGGTGTGGTTAATTGTCGTCATTCAGTGCGTACCCACCTTTGTGTTTGCGTCAACTGGCACCCAGAGAAACAGGACCGTGTGCTACGACCTGAGCCCCCCAGCGCTCTCCTCCAAGTATTTCCCTTACGGAATCACATTGACGATCACGGGATTCTTAATCCCTTTCGTTGCCATCCTGGTGTGCTACTGCTCCATGACTAAGATCCTTTGCCAGAAGGATGATCTGATTGGACCAGCCGTGCGTAAGAAAAAGGACAAAGCCATCCGCATGATCATCATCGTGGTGATGGTGTTTGCGATCAGCTTCTTTCCTTTCCACCTCACTAAGACCATTTACTTGATCGTACGCTCCCTGGATAACGTGCCCTGCTTGGTTCTCCAGAACTTTGCCATTTCGTACAAGTGCACCAGACCCTTTGCCAGCATGAACAGCGTCCTGGATCCGATTCTCTTCTACTTCACGCAGCAGAAGTTTCGCCAGAGTACGAAGACCCTGCTGGAAAGAGTGCACACCAAGTGGAGAAGCAGACGCTGA